One stretch of Pandoraea oxalativorans DNA includes these proteins:
- a CDS encoding aromatic ring-hydroxylating dioxygenase subunit alpha, whose translation MWPAEGASRIPFRVYTDEQLHRRELEQCFYRQHWNYVGLEAEVPNPGDFKRTVIGERSVIVTRDAGGEINVVENVCAHRGMKFCREKRGNRTDFHCPYHQWNYDLKGNLQGVPFRRGVKQDGKVNGGMPKDFRPEDHGLTKLRVATRGGVIFASFDHDVESLEDFLGPDICAYFDRLFDGRKLKILGYNKQRIPGNWKLMQENIKDPYHPGLLHTWFVTFGLWRADNKSRLVMDSHGRHAAMVSTRGQGGGGEVTSGVSSFKASMALNDTRFLDIVQEDWWKGPTAVLMTLFPSVILQQQVNSVSTRHIQPRGHDAFDFVWTHFGFEDDTEEMTQRRLRQANLFGPAGFVSADDGEAIECSQEGFAQKPWHRVLAELGGTGVENTEHMVTETLIRGMYAYWRRVMGV comes from the coding sequence ATCTGGCCCGCCGAGGGCGCCAGCCGCATCCCGTTTCGCGTGTATACGGATGAGCAACTGCACCGTCGCGAACTGGAGCAGTGCTTTTACCGCCAGCACTGGAACTACGTCGGACTGGAAGCCGAAGTGCCGAATCCGGGCGACTTCAAGCGCACGGTGATCGGCGAGCGCTCCGTCATCGTGACGCGCGACGCGGGCGGCGAGATCAATGTGGTTGAGAACGTATGTGCGCATCGAGGCATGAAGTTCTGCCGGGAGAAGCGCGGTAACCGCACCGATTTCCACTGCCCGTACCACCAGTGGAACTACGACCTCAAGGGCAACCTGCAAGGCGTACCCTTCCGGCGCGGCGTGAAGCAGGACGGTAAGGTCAACGGTGGCATGCCGAAGGATTTCCGGCCGGAGGATCACGGACTCACGAAACTCAGGGTCGCCACGCGCGGCGGGGTGATCTTCGCGTCGTTCGATCACGACGTCGAATCGCTCGAGGACTTCCTGGGGCCGGATATTTGCGCGTACTTCGACCGGCTGTTCGACGGACGCAAGCTCAAAATTCTCGGCTACAACAAGCAACGCATTCCGGGTAACTGGAAGCTGATGCAGGAAAACATCAAGGATCCGTATCACCCGGGGTTGCTGCACACGTGGTTCGTCACCTTCGGCCTCTGGCGCGCCGACAACAAGTCGCGGCTGGTGATGGACTCGCATGGACGTCACGCGGCGATGGTTTCCACGCGCGGACAGGGCGGGGGCGGCGAGGTGACGTCCGGGGTGTCGAGCTTCAAGGCGTCGATGGCGCTCAACGACACGCGCTTTCTCGACATCGTGCAGGAAGACTGGTGGAAGGGGCCGACGGCGGTCCTCATGACACTGTTTCCCAGCGTCATCCTTCAGCAGCAGGTCAATTCGGTGTCCACGCGCCATATCCAGCCGCGCGGCCACGACGCATTCGACTTTGTGTGGACGCACTTCGGATTTGAAGACGACACCGAGGAAATGACCCAGCGGCGACTGCGTCAGGCCAATCTCTTCGGCCCGGCGGGGTTCGTGTCCGCCGACGATGGTGAGGCCATCGAGTGCTCGCAGGAGGGATTCGCGCAAAAGCCGTGGCATCGCGTGCTGGCCGAGTTGGGCGGCACGGGCGTGGAAAACACCGAGCACATGGTCACGGAAACGCTGATTCGCGGCATGTACGCCTACTGGCGTCGCGTGATGGGCGTCTGA
- the clpA gene encoding ATP-dependent Clp protease ATP-binding subunit ClpA, which translates to MIAQELEVSLHMAFMEARQARHEFITVEHLLLALLDNPTAAEVLRACAANLDDLRQNLRNFIADNTPTVPGSDEVDTQPTLGFQRVIQRAIMHVQSTSNGKKEVTGANVLVAIFGEKDSHAVYYLQQQGVTRLDVVNFISHGITKTGASGESAKAGEGSAEGEEGANAKESPLAQYTQNLNQMARDGKIDPLIGRESEVERVVQVLCRRRKNNPLLVGEAGVGKTAIAEGLAWRVTRGEVPEILQDATVYSLDMGALLAGTKYRGDFEQRLKAVLKELKERSNAILFIDEIHTLIGAGAASGGTLDASNLLKPALSSGQLKCIGATTFTEYRGIFEKDAALSRRFQKIDVNEPTVEQTVQILRGLKSRFEEHHGVKYSSSALSAAAELSAKFITDRHLPDKAIDVIDEAGAAQRILPKSKQKKTIGKGEIEEIVSKIARIPAQSVSADDRGKLQTLDRDLKSVVFGQDPAIDALSAAIKMSRAGLGKTDKPIGAFLFSGPTGVGKTEVAKQLAFTLGIELIRFDMSEYMERHAVSRLIGAPPGYVGFDQGGLLTEAVTKKPHCVLLLDEIEKAHPDIFNVLLQVMDHGTLTDNNGRKADFRNVIIIMTTNAGAETINRASIGFTNERQAGDEMADIKRMFTPEFRNRLDSIISFKPLDEQIILRVVDKFLIQLEDQLHEKKVEVVFTDKLRTYLSKKGFDPLMGARPMQRLIQDTIRRALADELLFGRLTSGGRVTVDLDENDQVQLSFPEDGNTKAQPEAAEVE; encoded by the coding sequence ATGATTGCCCAGGAATTGGAAGTCAGCCTGCACATGGCGTTTATGGAAGCGCGCCAGGCACGACACGAATTCATCACGGTTGAGCACCTGTTGCTTGCCCTGTTGGATAACCCGACCGCAGCCGAAGTTTTGCGCGCCTGTGCGGCTAATCTCGACGATTTGCGACAGAACCTGCGCAACTTCATCGCGGATAACACGCCGACAGTGCCGGGCAGCGACGAGGTCGACACACAGCCCACGCTCGGATTTCAGCGCGTGATTCAACGTGCCATCATGCACGTTCAGTCCACTTCCAACGGCAAGAAGGAAGTCACGGGCGCGAATGTGCTGGTCGCCATTTTCGGTGAGAAGGACTCCCACGCGGTCTACTACCTGCAACAGCAGGGGGTGACGCGTCTGGACGTCGTCAACTTTATCTCCCACGGCATTACCAAGACCGGCGCGTCCGGCGAGTCGGCCAAGGCTGGCGAAGGCAGTGCCGAAGGGGAAGAGGGCGCCAACGCCAAGGAAAGCCCGCTCGCTCAGTACACCCAGAACCTGAATCAGATGGCGCGCGACGGCAAGATCGATCCGCTCATCGGCCGGGAATCGGAAGTCGAGCGCGTGGTGCAGGTGCTGTGCCGCCGTCGCAAGAACAATCCGCTGCTCGTGGGTGAAGCCGGTGTGGGCAAGACGGCGATTGCCGAAGGCCTCGCCTGGCGCGTCACGCGCGGCGAAGTGCCCGAGATTCTGCAGGACGCCACCGTCTACTCGCTGGACATGGGCGCGCTGCTCGCCGGCACGAAGTATCGCGGTGACTTCGAGCAACGTCTGAAGGCGGTGCTCAAGGAACTCAAGGAGCGCAGCAACGCGATCCTGTTCATCGACGAAATTCATACGCTGATCGGCGCAGGCGCTGCGTCGGGCGGCACGCTCGACGCGTCGAACCTGCTCAAGCCTGCGCTCTCTTCGGGCCAGCTCAAGTGCATTGGCGCCACGACCTTTACCGAGTATCGCGGCATCTTCGAAAAGGACGCTGCGCTGTCGCGTCGTTTCCAGAAGATCGACGTGAACGAGCCGACCGTCGAGCAGACGGTGCAGATTCTGCGCGGCCTGAAGTCGCGTTTCGAAGAGCACCACGGCGTGAAGTATTCGTCGAGCGCACTGTCGGCCGCCGCCGAGTTGTCGGCCAAGTTCATTACCGACCGTCACCTGCCGGACAAGGCCATCGACGTGATCGACGAAGCAGGCGCTGCGCAGCGGATCCTGCCGAAGTCGAAGCAGAAGAAGACCATCGGCAAGGGTGAGATCGAGGAAATCGTCTCGAAGATTGCGCGGATTCCGGCGCAAAGCGTGTCGGCAGACGACCGCGGCAAGCTTCAGACGCTCGATCGCGATCTGAAGAGCGTGGTGTTCGGCCAGGACCCTGCCATCGACGCCCTGTCCGCGGCGATCAAGATGTCGCGCGCCGGGCTGGGCAAGACGGACAAGCCGATCGGTGCGTTCCTGTTCTCGGGCCCGACCGGTGTCGGCAAGACCGAAGTGGCCAAGCAACTCGCGTTCACGCTGGGCATCGAGCTGATCCGCTTCGACATGTCGGAGTACATGGAACGCCACGCGGTGAGCCGTCTGATTGGCGCGCCGCCGGGCTATGTGGGCTTCGATCAAGGCGGTTTGCTGACGGAAGCCGTCACGAAGAAGCCGCATTGCGTGCTGCTGCTCGATGAAATCGAGAAGGCGCATCCGGACATCTTCAACGTGCTGCTTCAGGTCATGGACCACGGCACGCTGACGGACAACAACGGTCGCAAGGCCGACTTCCGCAACGTCATCATCATCATGACGACGAACGCGGGGGCCGAGACGATCAACCGTGCGAGCATCGGCTTCACGAACGAGCGTCAGGCCGGCGACGAGATGGCCGACATCAAGCGCATGTTCACGCCGGAGTTCCGCAACCGACTCGATTCGATCATCAGCTTCAAGCCGCTCGACGAGCAGATCATCCTGCGCGTGGTCGACAAGTTCCTCATCCAGCTGGAAGACCAGTTGCACGAGAAGAAGGTCGAGGTTGTCTTCACGGACAAGCTGCGCACGTATCTTTCGAAGAAGGGCTTCGATCCGCTCATGGGCGCGCGGCCGATGCAGCGTCTGATTCAGGACACGATTCGTCGCGCGCTGGCGGACGAGTTGCTGTTCGGGCGTCTGACGAGCGGGGGCCGTGTGACTGTCGATCTCGACGAGAACGATCAGGTGCAACTGTCCTTCCCGGAGGACGGCAATACCAAGGCTCAGCCGGAAGCTGCCGAAGTCGAGTAA
- a CDS encoding MFS transporter, producing the protein MTQPPTPARPHVSVYGTLSMLAAIMFFGFMTIGMPLPVLPVYVHETLGFGSFVVGVTIGIQSVVTLLLRSYAGRTVDTRGPRNAVLTGLCGCAAAGVLYLVASMMPTPSLALGVLLAGRVVLGFGESLLLTGGMSWGIGLLGAAHASKAISWQGVSMYTALAVGAPFGAYLLQAAGFTVVSLVNIGLPAVAFAIALHLPAAAPVGGTRLPFFKVVGLVWRPGLAMTLGSIGYAVIAAFITLFYASHGWSGAAFALTLYSGTFIAMRILLSHTVDRFGGRRVAMCSLVFSAIGQFLLWGAVNPHMALAGAALTGIGFSLVFPALGVEALRSVPPQNRGAALAAYSAFFDLALGLIGPMAGLVANFFGYASIFLCGAIGGIVAILMIARLPHAGPGIAPADSSAGSGH; encoded by the coding sequence ATGACACAACCTCCTACCCCCGCGCGGCCACACGTCAGTGTCTACGGGACACTGAGCATGCTCGCCGCGATCATGTTCTTCGGTTTCATGACCATCGGCATGCCGCTGCCCGTGCTGCCGGTGTACGTCCACGAAACGCTGGGCTTCGGCTCGTTCGTGGTCGGCGTGACGATCGGCATCCAGTCGGTCGTCACCCTCCTGCTGCGCTCCTATGCCGGACGCACCGTCGACACGCGCGGTCCGCGCAACGCCGTGCTGACCGGCCTGTGCGGCTGCGCGGCAGCCGGTGTGCTGTACCTCGTCGCGTCGATGATGCCGACCCCTTCGCTGGCGCTGGGCGTGCTGCTCGCGGGACGCGTCGTGCTCGGCTTCGGCGAAAGCCTGCTGCTCACGGGCGGCATGTCGTGGGGCATCGGCCTGCTCGGCGCCGCGCACGCGAGCAAAGCGATTTCGTGGCAAGGCGTGTCGATGTACACCGCGCTCGCCGTGGGGGCACCATTTGGTGCGTATTTGCTGCAAGCGGCGGGCTTCACCGTCGTGTCGCTGGTCAACATCGGCCTGCCTGCCGTGGCGTTCGCCATTGCACTGCATCTGCCCGCCGCAGCACCGGTCGGCGGTACCCGCCTGCCGTTTTTCAAGGTGGTCGGGCTCGTGTGGCGTCCGGGTCTCGCGATGACGCTCGGCAGCATCGGCTACGCCGTCATCGCCGCCTTCATCACCCTGTTTTACGCGAGCCACGGCTGGTCGGGCGCAGCGTTCGCACTCACGCTCTACAGCGGCACGTTCATTGCGATGCGGATTCTGCTCTCGCACACAGTCGACCGTTTCGGCGGGCGCCGCGTCGCCATGTGCTCGCTCGTCTTCAGCGCCATCGGTCAGTTCCTGCTGTGGGGCGCGGTCAATCCGCATATGGCGCTCGCGGGCGCAGCGCTCACCGGGATTGGCTTCTCGCTGGTGTTTCCGGCACTCGGGGTGGAGGCATTACGTTCGGTGCCGCCGCAGAACCGGGGCGCGGCGCTGGCCGCATACTCGGCGTTCTTCGATCTCGCGCTCGGTTTGATCGGACCGATGGCCGGTCTCGTTGCCAACTTCTTCGGCTACGCCTCGATCTTCCTTTGCGGTGCCATTGGCGGCATCGTCGCGATTCTGATGATTGCGCGCCTGCCGCACGCAGGCCCTGGTATCGCCCCGGCGGATTCGTCCGCTGGCAGCGGTCACTGA
- a CDS encoding LysR family transcriptional regulator, whose translation MDLHAVDLNLLVVFQHLYNARRVSRVAEALGVTQPAVSNSLARLRKLFNDELFIRTSRGMLPTPMATELAEPVAAALDALHGVFNRQLAFDPATSQRAFQIAMTDIGEVHFLPKLMHALGERAPGITVSTVRNTAVNLREEMAAGQVDLAVGHLPDLSAEFFQRRLFRQKYVCMFRPGHPLDRVTTSARSKKTSTARITREDFERSEQVMVVAAGTGHGQVDEFMARAHVQRNIRLRVPHFVALADILHATDLIATVTEKFAQRSAQHFGLRYVDHPLDIPDVQINLFWHARYHREPASQWMRSLLFELFSE comes from the coding sequence ATGGACTTGCATGCTGTCGATCTGAACCTGCTGGTCGTCTTCCAGCACCTCTACAACGCACGACGCGTATCCCGCGTCGCCGAAGCCCTCGGCGTGACGCAACCGGCCGTCAGCAATTCGCTCGCCCGTCTGCGTAAGTTGTTCAATGACGAGCTTTTCATCCGCACGTCGCGGGGCATGCTGCCCACGCCCATGGCCACCGAGCTGGCCGAACCGGTCGCGGCAGCGCTCGACGCGCTGCACGGCGTGTTCAACCGCCAACTGGCGTTCGATCCCGCCACGAGCCAGCGTGCGTTTCAGATTGCGATGACGGATATCGGCGAGGTGCATTTCCTGCCGAAGCTAATGCACGCCTTAGGGGAGCGCGCGCCGGGCATTACAGTCAGCACGGTGCGCAATACGGCGGTGAACCTGCGCGAGGAGATGGCGGCGGGTCAGGTGGATCTGGCCGTCGGGCATCTGCCTGATCTCTCGGCGGAGTTTTTTCAGCGGCGTCTGTTCCGGCAGAAGTACGTGTGCATGTTTCGCCCCGGGCATCCGCTCGATCGCGTGACGACGTCTGCGCGATCGAAGAAGACGTCGACGGCACGCATAACGCGCGAAGACTTCGAGCGCTCGGAACAAGTGATGGTGGTGGCCGCAGGCACCGGCCACGGGCAGGTCGACGAGTTCATGGCGCGCGCTCACGTGCAACGCAACATCCGGTTGCGCGTGCCTCACTTCGTCGCGCTGGCCGACATCCTCCATGCCACGGATCTCATCGCGACCGTGACGGAGAAGTTTGCGCAACGCAGCGCCCAGCACTTCGGCTTGCGTTACGTCGACCATCCCCTCGACATTCCCGACGTGCAGATCAATCTCTTCTGGCACGCGCGATATCACCGGGAGCCAGCGAGTCAGTGGATGCGCTCGCTGCTGTTCGAATTGTTCTCGGAGTAA
- a CDS encoding LLM class flavin-dependent oxidoreductase: protein MTQPAARLKLSVLDQTPVIHGHSVADAIAATVELAQAADDLGYTRYWCAEHHGLRGVANPAPEVMIARLASVTKRLRVGSGGVMLPYYSPFKLAEQFLMLEALFPNRIDLGVGRAPGGDMRTARAVAKGPYDAGEHFPQQVAELAGLFGDTLADDHPYRGVLLQPAVETRPELWVLGSSEFGGLLAAQLGLRYCFAHFINAHYGHRVTQAYRERFTPGQLDKPYCSVALFIICADTDAQAQALEAGVDLRRVQMAYGMNEPIPSLDQGAQAKLQYRERELSVIAREKPRSIIGTPERVTERVLELQEQFEADEITVLTVAGSYRARLRSHELLAQAFSLRADD, encoded by the coding sequence ATGACGCAACCCGCTGCACGTCTCAAACTGTCGGTGCTCGACCAGACACCGGTCATTCACGGCCACAGTGTGGCCGACGCTATCGCCGCCACCGTCGAACTGGCGCAAGCCGCCGACGATCTCGGCTACACGCGCTACTGGTGCGCAGAGCACCACGGACTACGCGGCGTGGCCAACCCCGCGCCGGAAGTCATGATCGCCCGGCTGGCGAGCGTGACGAAGCGTCTGCGCGTGGGCTCGGGCGGCGTGATGCTGCCCTACTACAGCCCGTTCAAACTGGCCGAGCAATTTCTGATGCTCGAAGCCCTGTTTCCGAATCGCATCGACCTCGGGGTCGGTCGCGCGCCGGGCGGCGACATGCGCACCGCACGCGCCGTCGCCAAGGGTCCGTACGACGCAGGCGAACACTTCCCGCAACAAGTCGCCGAACTGGCGGGACTCTTCGGCGACACGCTGGCCGACGATCACCCATACCGTGGCGTGCTCTTGCAACCGGCCGTAGAAACGCGCCCCGAGTTGTGGGTACTCGGCTCCAGCGAGTTCGGCGGATTGCTCGCCGCACAACTCGGCCTGCGCTACTGCTTCGCGCACTTCATCAACGCGCATTACGGCCATCGCGTGACACAAGCCTATCGCGAGCGCTTCACGCCGGGCCAGCTCGACAAGCCCTACTGCTCGGTCGCGTTGTTCATCATCTGCGCGGATACGGATGCGCAAGCGCAGGCGCTGGAAGCGGGCGTGGATTTGCGGCGCGTGCAGATGGCGTACGGCATGAACGAACCGATCCCCAGCCTCGATCAGGGCGCGCAGGCCAAGCTGCAATACCGGGAGCGGGAACTGTCCGTGATCGCCCGGGAGAAGCCGCGTAGTATCATCGGCACCCCGGAGCGCGTGACCGAGCGTGTGCTTGAATTGCAGGAGCAGTTCGAGGCCGACGAGATCACCGTGCTGACGGTCGCCGGCAGCTATCGCGCTCGTCTACGTTCGCACGAACTGCTGGCGCAGGCGTTTTCGCTGCGTGCCGATGACTGA
- a CDS encoding 2Fe-2S iron-sulfur cluster-binding protein, with translation MQVYVQPLGERLDVASGDNLLKVLTDRNIPVSYSCLSGRCGTCMCRVVSGDVREAQGVEYRHHDEGRADERYVLACQSTLHGDCEIELPPLDEVVVHPAKILKATVLAIESLTHDIKRLLLKPSKPLSFSPGQYATLQFTPAHIRPYSMAGLDADDTLEFHIRRVPGGAVTGYVDEQLKVGDAVRVSGPLGTSYLRTRHDGPMLCVAGGTGLAPVLSIVRGALANGMTNPIEIYVGARSAEDVYGLAWLRELAARRDGIRLHVVTTVAASSAPGAQASAASAYRTGHVTDALAADFAAPHALVGWRAYLCGAPPMVDAATRLLRERGIDSAHIYADAFYAKAA, from the coding sequence ATGCAAGTTTACGTGCAGCCGCTCGGCGAGCGACTTGACGTCGCCTCGGGCGACAACCTTCTGAAAGTCCTGACCGATCGCAACATTCCGGTGTCGTATAGCTGCCTGTCCGGCCGTTGCGGGACATGCATGTGCCGTGTGGTCTCGGGGGACGTGCGTGAGGCGCAGGGCGTCGAGTACCGTCATCACGACGAAGGCCGCGCAGACGAACGCTACGTGCTCGCCTGCCAGTCGACGCTTCATGGCGATTGCGAAATCGAGTTGCCCCCGCTGGACGAAGTCGTGGTGCATCCTGCAAAAATTCTCAAAGCAACGGTGCTCGCCATCGAGTCGCTGACCCACGACATCAAGCGCCTTTTACTCAAGCCATCCAAGCCGCTCAGCTTCTCGCCAGGGCAATACGCCACGCTGCAATTCACACCGGCGCACATCCGTCCGTATTCGATGGCCGGACTCGACGCCGACGACACGCTCGAATTCCACATTCGCCGTGTGCCCGGCGGCGCGGTCACCGGTTATGTCGACGAGCAACTGAAAGTGGGCGACGCCGTGCGTGTCTCCGGGCCGCTGGGTACGTCGTATCTACGTACGCGTCACGACGGCCCGATGCTCTGCGTCGCAGGGGGCACCGGTCTTGCGCCCGTGTTGTCGATCGTGCGCGGCGCGTTGGCCAACGGCATGACCAATCCCATCGAGATTTACGTCGGCGCGCGCTCTGCCGAAGACGTCTATGGGCTCGCGTGGTTGCGCGAACTCGCGGCGCGTCGCGACGGCATTCGTTTGCACGTCGTGACGACGGTGGCGGCCTCATCTGCGCCTGGCGCGCAGGCGAGCGCCGCGTCGGCATACCGCACCGGGCACGTGACCGATGCGCTCGCCGCCGATTTTGCCGCCCCCCACGCCCTTGTCGGCTGGCGCGCCTATTTGTGCGGTGCCCCGCCGATGGTCGACGCGGCGACGCGTCTGCTTCGCGAGCGCGGCATCGACAGCGCCCACATCTACGCCGACGCGTTTTACGCAAAGGCTGCGTGA
- a CDS encoding aromatic-ring-hydroxylating dioxygenase subunit beta — translation MVDFATFQAVVELNAAYAAALDAQQWDAWPEFFLNECVYRIQPRENFDMGLPLATLSFESKGMLRDRIYGIRDTLFHDPYYQRHVIGVPSIRAQDVDTLHVEANYAVFRTKPDQLTDILSVGRYLDIVKRTDDGWKFASRQCIFDSEMIPNSLIYPI, via the coding sequence ATGGTGGATTTTGCAACGTTTCAGGCCGTGGTCGAGCTTAATGCGGCCTACGCGGCGGCGCTCGACGCGCAGCAGTGGGACGCGTGGCCCGAGTTCTTTCTGAACGAATGCGTCTATCGCATTCAGCCGCGCGAGAACTTCGACATGGGCCTGCCGCTCGCCACGCTCTCTTTCGAGAGCAAAGGCATGTTGCGCGACCGCATCTACGGCATTCGAGACACGCTGTTTCACGACCCGTACTACCAGCGACACGTGATCGGGGTGCCCTCGATTCGTGCGCAGGACGTCGACACGCTGCACGTCGAGGCGAACTACGCCGTGTTTCGCACGAAGCCCGACCAGCTCACGGACATCCTGTCGGTCGGTCGGTATCTGGACATCGTGAAACGCACGGACGACGGCTGGAAATTTGCGTCGCGGCAATGCATTTTCGACAGCGAGATGATTCCCAACTCGCTGATTTACCCGATCTGA
- a CDS encoding SDR family oxidoreductase yields the protein MATNFQGKVAFVTGGSRGIGAAVVQRLADDGAAVAFTYHGSKEAAEVLAARIQAAGGRAIALQADVANPESLTRAVNDAARQLGKIDILVNNAGVFSMGNIADLALDEFDRMLNINVRAVFVAAKAALAHMGDGGRIINIGSCNAERIPFPGFATYAMSKSALVGLVKGMARDLGPRGITVNNVQPGPTNTDMNPAAGEHAGSMHDVMAIKRHAHPAEIAAMVAYVASEDAGFVTGASLTIDGGFNA from the coding sequence ATGGCAACGAACTTTCAAGGCAAGGTGGCATTCGTGACGGGCGGCTCGCGCGGTATTGGCGCGGCGGTCGTGCAGCGACTCGCCGACGACGGCGCAGCGGTCGCCTTTACGTATCACGGCTCGAAGGAGGCCGCCGAAGTGCTGGCTGCCCGTATTCAGGCGGCGGGCGGCCGGGCGATTGCCCTGCAGGCGGACGTCGCAAACCCCGAATCGCTCACGCGTGCGGTGAACGATGCGGCGCGACAACTTGGCAAGATCGACATTCTGGTGAACAACGCCGGTGTCTTCTCGATGGGCAACATCGCCGACCTGGCGCTCGACGAGTTCGATCGCATGCTCAACATCAACGTGCGTGCGGTCTTCGTCGCGGCCAAGGCGGCGCTCGCGCACATGGGCGACGGCGGGCGCATCATCAACATCGGCTCATGCAATGCCGAGCGCATTCCGTTCCCCGGTTTCGCCACGTACGCGATGAGCAAGTCGGCGCTCGTCGGTCTCGTGAAGGGGATGGCGCGTGACCTCGGTCCGCGTGGGATTACCGTCAACAACGTACAGCCGGGTCCGACCAACACGGACATGAACCCGGCCGCTGGCGAGCATGCCGGCAGCATGCACGACGTGATGGCGATCAAGCGTCACGCGCACCCGGCGGAAATCGCGGCGATGGTGGCGTATGTCGCCAGCGAAGACGCCGGTTTCGTGACGGGCGCGAGCCTGACCATCGATGGCGGTTTCAACGCCTGA
- the clpS gene encoding ATP-dependent Clp protease adapter ClpS, which yields MATLPTTHDDTVQERQEQQLKPPSMYKVVLLNDDFTPMEFVVMVIQEYFNKDRESATQIMLKVHREGRGVCGVFTRDVAATKVEQVVSHARQSGHPLQCVMEEA from the coding sequence ATGGCAACCTTACCGACAACGCATGACGACACCGTACAGGAGCGGCAAGAGCAACAGCTCAAGCCGCCGTCCATGTACAAGGTGGTACTGTTGAACGACGATTTCACCCCGATGGAGTTCGTGGTGATGGTCATTCAGGAATATTTTAATAAGGACCGGGAATCTGCCACGCAGATCATGCTCAAGGTTCACCGCGAGGGCAGGGGAGTTTGTGGGGTCTTTACGCGCGACGTCGCGGCGACCAAAGTTGAGCAAGTTGTTAGCCATGCAAGGCAGTCCGGGCACCCGCTGCAGTGCGTGATGGAGGAAGCATGA
- the cspD gene encoding cold shock domain-containing protein CspD — protein MATGTVKWFNDAKGFGFITPDEGGEDLFAHFSAIQMNGFKTLKEGQKVQFEVVQGPKGKQASNITAPN, from the coding sequence ATGGCAACCGGTACGGTCAAATGGTTTAACGATGCCAAGGGTTTTGGTTTCATCACGCCGGACGAAGGTGGCGAAGATCTGTTCGCTCACTTCTCGGCGATCCAGATGAATGGATTCAAGACCCTGAAGGAAGGTCAGAAGGTTCAGTTCGAGGTCGTCCAAGGCCCGAAGGGCAAGCAGGCTTCGAACATCACGGCTCCGAACTGA
- a CDS encoding non-heme iron oxygenase ferredoxin subunit, whose translation MSGNWIEAASRDAIPEDDVVGVVVGGRDIALYGVDGDVFATDNVCTHGNARLCDGFLEGHEIECPLHQGRFDVRTGAVMCAPLTDAVRTYPIRIEAGKVYVDLG comes from the coding sequence ATGAGCGGCAACTGGATTGAGGCGGCGTCACGCGACGCGATTCCCGAGGACGATGTCGTCGGCGTGGTCGTCGGCGGACGCGATATCGCGCTGTATGGCGTGGACGGCGACGTGTTCGCTACCGATAACGTATGTACCCACGGCAATGCACGACTGTGCGACGGTTTCCTTGAGGGGCACGAGATCGAGTGTCCATTGCATCAGGGAAGATTCGACGTGCGTACGGGCGCGGTCATGTGCGCGCCGCTGACCGACGCGGTCAGGACCTACCCGATCCGCATCGAGGCCGGAAAAGTCTACGTCGATCTGGGGTGA
- the dut gene encoding dUTP diphosphatase: MKLDVKILDERLRSQLPAYATPGSAGLDLRACLDAPMTIAPGQTVLVPTGLAVHLADPGYAALILPRSGLGHKHGIVLGNLVGLIDSDYQGQLMVSTWNRGNEPFVLNPFERLAQLVIVPVVQAEFNIVDEFPESDRGAGGFGSTGKQ; encoded by the coding sequence ATGAAACTCGACGTCAAGATCCTCGACGAACGCCTGCGCTCGCAGTTGCCCGCCTACGCCACGCCAGGCAGCGCCGGCCTCGATTTGCGTGCGTGCCTTGACGCACCCATGACCATCGCCCCGGGCCAGACCGTGCTTGTGCCGACGGGGCTGGCCGTCCATCTGGCGGATCCGGGCTACGCCGCCCTGATTCTGCCGCGCTCCGGTCTCGGCCATAAACACGGCATCGTGCTGGGCAATCTGGTCGGCCTGATCGATTCGGACTATCAGGGCCAGTTGATGGTCTCGACGTGGAATCGCGGCAACGAACCGTTCGTGCTGAACCCGTTCGAGCGTCTGGCACAACTGGTGATCGTGCCCGTCGTGCAAGCGGAGTTCAATATCGTCGACGAATTCCCGGAAAGCGATCGCGGCGCTGGCGGCTTCGGCAGTACCGGCAAGCAGTAA